GGACGCAACTCGTACGACCCCCCGAATGAGATCGCGGAACGCCTCGTCGTAGTTCACGCCGCTGATTCCCCACGCATAATCCACTTCGCGCCAGCGCATTTTCCACGCCCCGACCCAACCAGGCAAGGCCTGCCGAAACTCCAACGTGCCGGCGACAAGCGCTTGGTCCGGTGAGGATGCAGTTTGCGGGGAAGGAAACTGCCCCAGAGTCACCCCCCATGCGGCAAACGCGGCTTCGGTCGGAAAGCGCAGCTTCATCCCGAAGTCGCTGGCCACGTTGGCAAAGGCAGCGCGCTGCTCGGACCCGGCGGGGGTCTCCGCGCTCAGCAGATAGGACGCGGTGAAGCCGCGCACTGCCAGCACCGGAACCACCACAGGGCGCGCGCCGCGCCAAGGGTGCTCCCCCAGGTTTGCCAGCGCCTTGTCGATCCTCGCCGGGTCGAAATGCACGGTGAGACTATGTGGCCGATCGTAAGTGCCCTGGTCGTCATGAATCTTAACGGCGGCATCCAGATCCACATAGTCAAAAGATGCGACCAGCGCATCCGCATGTGCAGCCAGTTCGGAGATCCGCGGATCGTCATGCAGCCGCGGTTCGCCGGATATTTTCACGAGGACCTCGCGCAAGCATTGCGCGAATCCGGTCGGGCGGCTGCGCATATCGGTACCGGTAACGATGGCGGTCGCCTGGTACAAATCGCTCACATCTTGCGCCCTGCCCGACGGGGTGTCGGCCGCGATGAACGCGCCCGAGAGCAAGACGAGCAGCAATGCTATTGCACGACATCGATGCAGGCCATGCCCACCCGCCATCGCCAATCCCCTCATCTTTCTGATCGTGGGTGAAGTGAGG
The window above is part of the bacterium genome. Proteins encoded here:
- a CDS encoding DUF2066 domain-containing protein, encoding MAGGHGLHRCRAIALLLVLLSGAFIAADTPSGRAQDVSDLYQATAIVTGTDMRSRPTGFAQCLREVLVKISGEPRLHDDPRISELAAHADALVASFDYVDLDAAVKIHDDQGTYDRPHSLTVHFDPARIDKALANLGEHPWRGARPVVVPVLAVRGFTASYLLSAETPAGSEQRAAFANVASDFGMKLRFPTEAAFAAWGVTLGQFPSPQTASSPDQALVAGTLEFRQALPGWVGAWKMRWREVDYAWGISGVNYDEAFRDLIRGVVRVASGHGAPD